The Galactobacillus timonensis genome has a segment encoding these proteins:
- a CDS encoding enhanced serine sensitivity protein SseB C-terminal domain-containing protein produces the protein MAENNAKKINLREVKASDIKNPELKAALAELKKERTQENEQKMIRQLEKARLLVPVSIKGASAKNMQISFVLVHTNDGKTFFPAFTDEEESKKLQRPEASKGQFIVRTVLEFAPFLSDARNQAEGVVIDPFNANIVLPKKLVISLAQAHQQARENEKALASGKIPAGMQVTFMEPRIYPTALVNAVHDEAEKLPEVEQVFFKQLIAGAAISFALFVKCDEDKLSEETMNALREAAVPHAKGVDVTVLKWTKAYDEKVLKDSVPLYDRELGL, from the coding sequence ATGGCAGAAAATAACGCAAAGAAGATTAACCTTCGTGAGGTCAAGGCTTCGGATATCAAGAACCCGGAGCTCAAGGCAGCCCTCGCGGAATTAAAGAAAGAACGCACACAGGAAAATGAGCAGAAGATGATCCGCCAGCTGGAGAAGGCGCGTCTTCTGGTTCCGGTATCAATCAAGGGAGCATCTGCGAAGAATATGCAGATCTCGTTTGTCCTTGTTCATACCAATGACGGAAAGACATTCTTCCCGGCTTTTACGGATGAAGAAGAATCGAAGAAGCTGCAGCGCCCGGAAGCTTCAAAGGGACAGTTCATTGTCCGTACGGTGCTTGAGTTTGCGCCGTTTCTGAGTGATGCACGCAATCAGGCGGAAGGCGTTGTCATTGATCCGTTCAATGCCAACATCGTACTGCCCAAGAAGCTGGTCATTTCTCTGGCCCAAGCACATCAGCAGGCACGTGAAAATGAAAAGGCACTTGCCAGCGGAAAGATTCCGGCAGGAATGCAGGTGACATTCATGGAGCCGCGCATCTATCCGACGGCTCTGGTCAATGCAGTCCATGATGAGGCGGAGAAGCTGCCGGAAGTGGAGCAGGTATTCTTCAAGCAGCTGATTGCCGGAGCGGCAATCAGCTTTGCACTGTTTGTGAAGTGCGATGAGGACAAGCTTTCGGAAGAGACGATGAATGCGCTCAGGGAAGCCGCTGTTCCCCATGCCAAAGGTGTAGATGTCACGGTTCTCAAGTGGACAAAGGCTTACGATGAGAAGGTATTGAAGGACAGCGTCCCTCTCTATGACCGGGAGCTTGGCCTTTGA
- a CDS encoding rhomboid family intramembrane serine protease yields the protein MKKITWNSPVVLTFALISLLALVLNGVTGGASNRLLFSVYRSSWSDPLSYVRLFTHVLGHASWQHYAGNMLLFLLTGPLLEEKYGSKRLLQLIAITALATGLVHILLFPNTGLLGASGIDFAFILLASITGSRRSGEIPLTLILVAVIYCGQQVYDGLFTADNVSQLSHLIGGAIGTIFGLRMSSKRRY from the coding sequence ATGAAGAAAATCACCTGGAATTCCCCTGTTGTTCTGACGTTTGCATTGATTTCGCTGCTGGCGCTTGTTTTGAACGGAGTGACCGGCGGCGCTAGCAACCGTCTGCTGTTTTCGGTCTATCGCAGCTCGTGGAGCGATCCGCTGAGCTATGTCCGTCTTTTTACGCATGTGCTCGGTCATGCGTCGTGGCAGCACTATGCGGGCAATATGCTCTTGTTTCTGCTGACCGGCCCACTGCTGGAGGAGAAATACGGCAGTAAGCGTCTTCTGCAGCTAATTGCGATCACGGCACTTGCCACGGGCCTGGTACATATCCTTCTGTTTCCAAATACGGGACTGCTGGGAGCCAGCGGCATCGACTTTGCCTTCATTCTTCTGGCCTCAATCACGGGATCACGGCGCAGCGGCGAAATTCCGCTGACGCTGATTCTGGTCGCTGTCATCTATTGCGGACAGCAGGTATATGACGGTCTGTTCACGGCGGACAATGTTTCTCAGCTTTCGCATCTGATCGGCGGCGCCATCGGTACAATCTTCGGGCTGCGCATGTCTTCGAAACGGCGGTACTGA